Part of the Ficedula albicollis isolate OC2 chromosome 18, FicAlb1.5, whole genome shotgun sequence genome, cccccccccccccccccccccccccccccccccccccccccccccccccccccccccccccccccccccccccccccccccccccccccccccccccccccccccccccccccccccccccccccccccccccccccccccccccccccccccccccccccccccccccccccccccccccccccccccccccccccccccccccccccccccccccccccccccccccccccccccccccccccccccccccccccccccccccccccccccccccccccccccccccccccccccccccccccccccccccccccccccccccccccccccccccccccccccccccccccccccccccccccccccccccccccccccccccccccccccccccccccccccccccccccccccccccccccccccccccccccccccccccccccccccccccccccccccccccccccccccccccccccccccccccccccccccccccccccccagccatgACCCAACACCACCATGTAATGGAGACTGCACCCTCCACAAATAGGGGTTTTAAGAGCTCTGAAAACACCTTTTCACTCATTAAGATGTAAATAAAGTATCAATACCTTTCATGGCTGGGTGGAGTTTTCCCCttgccaaaagaaaacaatttccttCGGCCTCGTGGTAGCAGCATGCTCAGAACTTGAAGAGACAAGAAGCACCTTGGCTGAACAGCTGCGGCAGGTGTCAAGTCAAGCACATGTTCTCGCAGGGAATGTGTATCCCTGGGGAGAATGGCAAAGTTCTGCCAGGAATAAGAACAGCTGACGAAAAAGGGCCCACTTTCTGAAGTGATGGTGTTACCAGCTTCGTTGCACTTCAAGAACTCCAAACTTTGCACTTAACTTTTAGTTGCACAACTGATGAAGCAAAAAGTGGTTCAGGAGAGGGAGTAAAAGCATAAGGGGCAGGGAAGGTGTAAGTGATTATCCCTAATGAAATCTCAATGTCAGACAATGACATGGCAGAGATGGCATAGGAGATGGCCTGGCTAAAAGCTTGGGAAACACAAAAGCAGGATATATTTCAGATCTGGTCACAAAAGGAGGAATCTTACCAGACTGCTACTCCCAACTTAATTCCCAGCTAGTCAAGTTACTGGAATTCATTGCTTGAGAGGAGCTGCAATTTCTACCTAAGTGCAAAATCAAGCAATATTTCCCTGTACTGTCATTACATCCCCCTGCATGAAGGAACACTTGCTGCATGTTCTTGTACTTTCTCTACATTTCTCTGATGGTCCAAGGATAGCATTTATGTTGATTTCCCAGGTTTGTGGCTCTGTAAACAGCCAAGGATAGCACTCTTTCAAAAAACATTACCAGTTTTTTAGGCATGGTGGACAGAAAGTTGAAGTGTAGATCAGAGCTTTCCACTCTCAGCTCAAGGACATTGGTAGCAGATTTCAGCTCCCCTCTACCCCTCATCACTCTCAGGATGCAAACACCAATGCAAGGTAGCTGCAGaggctgtttcttttttgtcatGAGGATTACAGATTATTTCAAAGCTAGGATAGGAAGcaataaatattgtatttttactGATTTCTGAATACCTCATGAAAAGTGTTCCACTTTTCATGATTCAACTTCATAAGATAAAAAGATCATCCACAGGTATAGTTTCCATGGgatttggtttggattttttgcaTTAAGGTGCTGTAATACTAGCTTTCCAGACAGTAAAAACTGATACACTAGAACTATCTGAATGTTTAAGCAGGATCAAACGTTTGCTCTCAGAAGTCTTGATGAAAACACTCTGAAAACTGCTTCTTTTGACTGCATTTGAACCTGCCCCTGGCAGAATCAAAACTAGAAAGGACAGCAACAGAAAAGATGATTCTTTTTTGTCACATAAAATGTGAAGAAGGTAAACTTTAATAAAATCCAGGAACATATTTACCTTTGTacaaagaagttaaaaaatgcaCAGTCATGTTATAACTATGTATAGTTTTTCATAAATGTCCAGTTTGCAATAAAGTgtatttagaaacaaaatcttCCACCAGGTCTCCCTGCAACATCTTCATAGCTCGCCAGTGAATGCTCCCACAGTTTTCTGGTTTGCCTTGGGGTTGACTTAGCTCCTCCTTGATATAATCCAGCCAGagatctttaaaagaaaaatgaaagttctGGTTAGGTTTTGACTAGATATTACTTAACAAACACAGCAAGCCTAACTAGAAACTCTCTTTTTCTAAGTGTCTTTGATATTAATGCAATAGGGTTTACTTTGTGAAACTACAATCTCTGGCACCTTGAGGAGCAAAAACCTTGGGCGCTATTCCCAGCTGGAACAGTGATATCTTCAGAAATAATGCAACAATAATTGAGCTGTGTACTTTCTTAAAAGGAATATTGCAGAAATCTTGATTATAAATGTATAGCTCTATGCTGTTCATAAATCCAATTTAAAAGTGACACACATCTCTTATGCCAGCCAGTGTCTGAACCTGATTTGCTCCTAATTGTGCTGaagccatcccagtgccctgggctgacAGTGGAGGTCCCTGCAGTGTCCTACACTTAATGGCACAGAAGAAATAAGTTCCACTCTGCATGACAGCAAGCAAAAGGGCAGAACAAACAGGTATCTTTTGAAATGGATGGAAACAAAAGAGGCAACagtgaatgaatgaataaataataaaaaacagaatCCCCCTTACCAGTATTTGTTGAACCAAACTCCCTCAAGGCACGTTCATAGTACTCTCTTAGATGAAGCATTTTGCAGGATTCCTAAAAAAGGAAGGTATTAAAAGGCCATTTATTTTGCACAGAAGTGAATCTGCAGCATGATTAGATTCTGACAAAGGAAGAGAGACATGGcaattacacacacacactgctgaaGATTAGTTACCATGGAACTTGGGTTTGTATCACACCCTGTGAATCAGCTGCACAGGACAAACACTAACTGATCACAGAATAACACCACTACTCTAGTTCCTATTTAAATCCCATGTTAGAACTGTATTTTACGAATACAAAGCATTAATTGGATAGTCAACAACTTACTTGCTCCTTTTCTATTTGGATCATCTTCCTGAAGAAGTCAAGTGAAAATGGACGATTTTCACAcaggctgaaataaaataagtgaCTTCAGACTTAAAGAGTTTTAACATATACCCTAAATGATCAGGTTTgaaagtttgggggttttttaccTGGTAAAGAGTCTTTTAACCTTCTTATAACCACGATTTCTGTAAGTCCAGTCAAGGTACATTTCTTTCATAGTAACAGATTCAGCAGGCGTTGTGGCATGTAAGGATCTCTGcaagtttaaaaggaaaaaaaaaacccaaaataaacaaaaaataaacctatCACATAATCTACAATTCAATGGCCCAATTAGTGCTTCTCCCTAGTTAGGCATCTGGCACAAAGGAGAGCTCCTAAGTCTAAAATAGATTTCTCCTCCAGTATTCCATATAGCTGGAACTGGCACTTCCATAAACCCCTTCATGCAGAGGGTTTCACAATACTCTGAATATAAACAGCTGAATTCAAGCTGCCACCTGAAATACATGTTTTATGTTGTaaatgggaggggaaaaaaccacaacctAACATGCCAGGCAAAGAAAAAACGTTTTGCCCTACACTACTGAGGAAATCCATAGTGAGAATAAAGTCCTCATTTTGATCTTGACTTTTCTGTCACAAGACTGATGCTTTCACAGAGGTtgcaaaattctcttttccatgCTCAGATAGGTATCTAAAAACAGACCAAATATTCTAGACCACAAAGCAGAAGTCCGTCATTGGTTGTGCTTACACACATCTGCATGCCTTAGAGCACAGGAATGACATTTGTGCCTGTAAGTCTATGTCCAACTGTTTCTTGTAACACACAtagttttgtttgaaattatttgataTCAACACATCCATGAAGGAACTTCAGTATAAAGCATGGTGCATGTTCCATCCACACACATTGTTCCATTCTATTGAACAAACATTAAAGTAGATTTTGATTAGCCAAGTACCTGGTAGAGAGCTTCTGTGTCTTCCTTGCTGTTCATGCCCTCACTCCATTCCACCCAGAGGGTCCACAATGGCAAAGTGCCCTACAAGGTCAGCAAACACATCAAATAGCTGAAATACAGTGACTCTTGATTTACAGAAACAGACAGCAACACAACTATCAGCTTCTGTATTACCTGCCATAAAAAATACCCTTTGGACACAGCTCTTGAAAAGACAGCTTTGAACTGCACACTTCGCATTTCCTTCCTCAGTTACAGAATAAATCATCCTTAGCTGAACAGCTGTAATGCCAGGGATGAGAACCAAGTTCTGCATCACTGAGCACTGCAGTACACAGAGGTGACTTccaagaacaaaaaggaaataaacctTCCTGTTTCCTCACTCATTGTGCCAGAGTTTTAAATGGAACAGAGAAATTTGAACGTGAAATGTCAAGTTCTTATTTCTGATCTTAAAAATTGTTAGGTGCTTTAAATGCCTtgtaaacaaacagaaaaccaaacaacaaaaaaactcacaaaaaaaccccacaataaagaaaaaaaattttaaattaacaaaaaacacaaaaacaacccaaaacaactAATCATCAGAGGTTTCTGGCCCAAGACTAATGCATGCAAGTCCATTAAACCAGCACAGACCTTGGATTTCACATGTTTAATGGCTTCTTCAAAACACTGGGTCACATCATCCCTCTTCAACTGGatcagcacccacagcctcaTCTGCCATATTTCCACAGACTGGCTGAAGTGCCTGGTTGCAGCTTCTGCCACCTCCACAGCCTTCTCAGAGAGTTTGGAGTCCAGTAAGAGCTGAAGCTAAAACCCAGCAGATACAGATTTGTTAAAAAGCAGGGCTTTGAACCAATATTGTTCATCTTTGTGCCTACTCAAAACGGCCAAGACAGGCACACAAATAATGCAGGAAAGCCTCAGCATCTATTTCTTCTGTCTCAGCTCTTACCCACTGCTTGTAGAGAGCTTCTGACAGCAAACTGGACTCATGGGCTTTGCTGAACACACTCAGTGTCCTCTCCAGCCTCTAGAAccaacagagaagaaaaaaaaaagaaaacaagcattaTTCCTATATATACCAGATTCCAGCATTCCAAGAAGCCCACTGGATTGTGGATCATGTCAGTGAATATCTAATTACACATTATGAGTCTAATGATTTAGGTAATGTGGAAATCTGAGCATTTACTTCTCCTCCTTAAGGAGCAAAGAACAACATTGCATTGTTCTTCTAGTGTAATACTAGGGAACCAAGTTGCACAGGATAATTAATTCACTGAGTCATACCTAAGCAGAGATGCATAATTGAATTACCCATGTGCCAGCATCAAACTTTGCCCAGACTTATTTGAAAGAGTCATTTTAATTCATCCTCTTCTTTGAACAAGCACAGGTTTGAAGGACCTGTCAGTGAATTTTTAGGATCCtcttcaacccaaaccattccatgattccatgattaaCAAGTCTGCAGTCTTAGTTTTCATCCAAAGAGGTCACTGTACTTTACTGACAAGGCTGGTTTATACCCAGGTTAGTCATGTCCAGGCAGGCCACCTGTGAGCCTGGCAGTAAAAGTGATCCCTCCAGATGGAGactgtgttatttttaatgatgGCCACAGGTAAGTATTTTTGATAAAATGTCAAATTATATTTGCTTCTTGTCTGAGGTATTACAGAAGTCAATAAAAATAGGGATGATTTTTTAGTATTATTTCCTAATGAATTTTTACCTGTTGCTTCAATTCTGCACTGTTGGTTTTTCTGTTGTACCTCTCTAAGCAAAAAGTGATGTAGCATTTCCACATGTCCTCTGTAGAAGCAAAGGCGTAATATCACACTTATCACAAAGAGAATCACAAGAATAAGCacaaatatttatctttaaGAACTACAAAGATATAAATGATACAAAGTGTTAATGCcaactttgttttaaaatgttgtattaCAAGAGAGGCCCTAGGTTTATAACATTATACTTTAAAATGGCTCCCCAGTCCAAGATGCAGGCAGTAACTCTTTGTGAAGAGCATCAAACTCTTAGTTCAGCTGAGTTTTCTAAAGATCCCTTCTAACCAAACTATTCTATGGCTTTAAAGGCTGTGCAGCAGTAAGTTTGAGAGCACTCCACAAATAGTCCCTTGACAACCTTCTTTACAAGTAAGAATGATACCAGAGGCTGAAGCTGGATATCCACTCCCCTGGCAACTCAAAACCATTGCCTACTCACATCTGACCAGCAACAGACTCACATTTTCAGTTAAGCAGCTCCTCCAAGACCATGAATACATTGGAACATAACCCAAATAACACGTAAAATAGATCCCAGGAGGTAGCATCTAAGAACTACTTGCCTGCTCTTAGGTATGGTAGAGCCTGCCATTACCTTCTTCAAGGCTTTTACAGGCTCAAGTACCAGAAACAAATGTCAAAATGCAGGCAGAACATTTCACCTGTTGGCACTGCTCTCACAGCTTCATCAAAGACTGCACAGCACCGTTCCTCTCTCTGGGCCATTTCTGAgactttctgctgctttgtggtTTGTTCTGTGGGTGGCAgggagcccagctccagctcccgGCGGGCCATGTAGTCCCATGTCAGGGGATCATCAGCATATCTGGTCTGCAAACTAAACACAACATGCTTGTAACAGCCCACAGCCACCATTCTTCACCTGCAGGTTAAGAGGGTTGTTACACTGCTATAGAAATGTAGTTAATTGCTAAGAACCAAAcgccagaaaaaaaaaattttcctttccacaaGACAAAAtattagctttttaaaatattatttaatatgaATATTCTCCAGAAATAACAAGAAACAGACAGGGAGCTGTCAAGGGAGATCTTTCTTTTAAGAGgaacaacaggaaaaacaaaaaatgccaaaacccCACCAAAGTACACTAGGAAAATCCAGTTCCTGCAATGAATTTATGGAAACTAAGTGCAGTAATTAATCAGTGACAACTGTATTTTACCTACATTTTCTTAGCAGCCTTTTAATGCCCTTTCTGAAGTTAGATACAAATATCCTCTTGTAAAGAtcatccttttgtttttcttaaaggaCTTCACATAAGCCTTAACACTATTTCCCCAGAGGAACAGTCTTTACTTCTCAAAGTCCAGTCAATCCACTATAAGTTAGAGAACTTGTGAGAATatgtttcttaaaaattaaaccaaaataaaataaaaatacaacacaaaGCCACAACTCACCTTTCAAGGATTTCTTTTTGCAAATCTTGGGTAAAATCGAAGAGCTTTGCAATagagagcacagccagctggaACTCAACACCTACATTTCAAGAAAAGGTAAAAGTATCAAGTGGAGTATTTGCTGAAGAATTCCTCAACATATTACATCAATTGCACTTTGCATTTCTGTAGCTTGGTTTCACATGCAAATTTAATCAGCACCTCCTCTACTCCCTCACTTGACTCTGccatgaaaacacaaaatgctcCACACCCAGGACAGatctctgcaaagctgcacaAAATAGATGTCCATGAATTGTGTCATCTTGTATCTCCACAACTTACCTTTGAAAATGCCAAATGACATGACTTGATATAATCAGATCATTGTGAACCCCCACCAGCCATTATCACCTTACTATTTTCAGGTGCTTGCAAATCACTTGTATGCCTACTTTTTCCAGTATTTctccagaaaattaaattaaactaactttttctgaaatttcctATAATGTCCTTTTTCCCCACTAATTTTTAATGTTCGTTATTGTATTTTGGCCAGTCCTCCAAATATCCTCATCTATCATGAGTTTTCAAAGATATCTGCTACCAGTCTGCAGTTATTTACCCAATTCACTCAATAAAATGGCTGATTTTTACCAATCctgcttaatttaaaataatctagCCTAGTTTGTTATTACTCTGAATTCTTACTTTTTTTGCTACTAGTGGTAGCTGATTAGTTGTGATCTAAagttcagcaaagaaaaaaggtgtATAACTTTAAACTGtcctttggttttcttttttaaacaatcaAGTTTTGAGACTGTAACCCTGCACTAGGCCTCTTCAGCCCAAAAGCTGTTGTGCTGGAAGAGATGTCAGCCTGCAGGAAAGACATGCAATCAGAACTACCAGCACCATTAGTTTATACTCTGGCATTAAATAGGTTCTACTGAAGAAATGgtatatttgaaaaaagaatCTCGGTGTGTGCATTGAAGCCAAGTCTATCAGCATGGCCTACTGCAAGGTTAAAGGTTACAATTTTCTTAATGAATAAGTACAAGAAATGTTCATTCACCTTTAATTTTCTGAGAAGCATCTCTGTAGACTATGCGAGCCATTTCCCCATTGAGAATTTCGTCAGAGTAATTGAATTCCCCCTGAAATATCATATATTGAAGCAATTATTGTCCTTTCTCAGCTAACATTGTtgcaaacagagaaagaaaaatcagaagacattaatgtttttcttcatgcaagtgtatttttatgtaatttGCACAAGTCAACTATAAAGAAACGTGGTAGGAAGTTTGACTATTACTTTCCAGAAATTACTGTTAATTATCAGACTGGAAATGTAATAAAAGATTCtacaaatgcaaagaaaaaataaatgtacgAAGCATTAGAGCTGAGCATCAGCAAATACTTGAAAAGCTCCACACAGGTGCGGGACATGAACGAAAACTTTCTCTAAGTCATTGTCAAATAAACCATTAATCCAAAACTCTGGATTTCAACATGAAATACACAAGCAGACATATCTCTTAGGTATGCTCAGCTGACCTACCAGGTCCATCTTTGCTTGTTCAaattccttcttctccttcctctgtttttcagcatGCATAAGTTCCATTCTGAAATACTGCAAGAGTGacaacaaaatgaaataaaaatctaagtCCACAAACAGGGTAAAACAAGCTCTGAGGAGATACAAATCAGGACTTCACCATATCCCACACATCCTAGAGCCTTGGTTTTTGAAGGTTTGTGCACCTACTAATATCTGCCCTGTGTATTTGCCCAGAAATTTCCAACAGGTTGCAATGATAATTTTTTAGTCATTCTTTAAAGCTTAACTTGCCCCCAAAGAAAACCAAGTTCCTCAACAAAGACGGGGATGCCAGACTGAGCCTGACAACTAtgccccagcagagcttgaCAGTACCTTAGAAAGGAaatttggggttggtttttttaatatttttgacattttcctgcagatggaaaaacaaatttttccaGTTGTCTCAGACAGACCTGGGAAATATGCTGAATTGATTTGCTCTGACTGATCAAGTAAGTGGTCATAGAACAAAAACAGGAACTCACTTCTTGATAAAGTTTGGGGCACTCTGGATGGAAGCGCAAAGCACGAAGGAATAAGTGCCTGGCACTTTCTGATGACAGTCGTGTCTCCATTTCCCACTTTGCTGCCATAATCCACAGTGCTGCAACAGGTGAcacaaataaatgtatttaaccTCTCAACAAGAGCTCAACCCCAGAATAAGACTGATTATCTCCCACGTAAAACTGTAAAGCAGACAGGCAGATCCAGGAAGTTTAATCTGGTTTAGCTACAGATTTAATGATGTCTTCAAAAGCCAGAAAGCAGTCATGAACACTTCACATCTCTCGCTTCTACATCGATCCAGTACCCAGTCCAGCTGGGAACTGGTCATTCTGACCTACTTCACATCCCTTTATGACTGCTCAGCACAACCCCTGTCAGGGCCCTTCcctgtgaagcagcagcagcaaggcaaagAACAGAGAGTAAGAACTTCAACCCAATAGCTTGAGCTGAGACCTACATTTGAGGCATTTATGCAGCACTCACCATTGTATTATTTACCTGGTTTATTGGAATGAATGGCCAACATGGTAGAAAACACCTTACTGAGTTGATGTTTTGCATTCTGTAAAAGAAGCAGTTTTGTTTCACCCACTCTGGTACTGACTTGAACTCCTAGCACCAAagtttcagaaggaaaagttaCAACTTGTAGTGTAGTTGCTCTGAAAAAGACGCTTCTTTGCTACTTTATCTACGGTAGAAAGTCTCTCGTATTTAGTATTCAGTATTGAACAGCAGTGTTCAGTAGTGACCACATTTAAATGTCACCACATT contains:
- the UTP6 gene encoding U3 small nucleolar RNA-associated protein 6 homolog, which gives rise to MAERVEQRLEDRIPELEQLERVGLFTRKEIRAVLRKASALEYKIQRRALRKEDFINYIQYEVNLLELIKKRRARIGYSFKKDEIEHSILHRVHSLFNRATGKWKDDVQLWLSHVAFCKQWNAKHQLSKVFSTMLAIHSNKPALWIMAAKWEMETRLSSESARHLFLRALRFHPECPKLYQEYFRMELMHAEKQRKEKKEFEQAKMDLGEFNYSDEILNGEMARIVYRDASQKIKGVEFQLAVLSIAKLFDFTQDLQKEILESLQTRYADDPLTWDYMARRELELGSLPPTEQTTKQQKVSEMAQREERCCAVFDEAVRAVPTEDMWKCYITFCLERYNRKTNSAELKQQRLERTLSVFSKAHESSLLSEALYKQWLQLLLDSKLSEKAVEVAEAATRHFSQSVEIWQMRLWVLIQLKRDDVTQCFEEAIKHVKSKGTLPLWTLWVEWSEGMNSKEDTEALYQRSLHATTPAESVTMKEMYLDWTYRNRGYKKVKRLFTSLCENRPFSLDFFRKMIQIEKEQESCKMLHLREYYERALREFGSTNTDLWLDYIKEELSQPQGKPENCGSIHWRAMKMLQGDLVEDFVSKYTLLQTGHL